One stretch of Sulfuricystis multivorans DNA includes these proteins:
- a CDS encoding TMEM165/GDT1 family protein produces MEAFLISTGIVALAEVGDKTQLLALVLAAKFRRPWPIVAGIFVATLANHALAGALGVAVAALFAPETLRWLLGLSFIGMAIWLFIPDEVDEEKTRLARLGVFGTTLTAFFLAEMGDKTQIATVALAAQFGSVMAVVLGTTLGMMIANVPAVLLGSRIAHALPEKPIHALAAAIFLALGVATLLGFGERFGL; encoded by the coding sequence GTGGAAGCGTTCCTGATCTCCACCGGCATCGTCGCCTTGGCCGAAGTCGGTGACAAGACGCAGCTGCTCGCGCTCGTCCTCGCCGCCAAGTTCCGCCGTCCCTGGCCGATCGTCGCCGGCATCTTCGTCGCCACCCTAGCGAACCACGCGCTCGCCGGTGCGCTCGGCGTGGCAGTGGCCGCCCTGTTCGCGCCCGAGACGCTGCGATGGCTGCTCGGCCTGTCCTTCATCGGCATGGCCATCTGGCTGTTCATTCCCGATGAGGTCGATGAGGAAAAGACGCGGCTTGCCCGCCTGGGCGTGTTCGGGACGACGCTGACGGCCTTTTTCTTGGCCGAGATGGGCGACAAGACGCAAATCGCCACGGTCGCGCTGGCGGCGCAGTTCGGCTCGGTCATGGCTGTTGTTCTCGGCACCACGCTGGGCATGATGATCGCGAACGTGCCTGCCGTGCTGCTCGGCAGCCGCATCGCCCACGCGCTGCCGGAAAAACCGATCCATGCGCTCGCCGCGGCGATCTTCCTCGCGCTGGGCGTTGCCACGCTGCTGGGCTTTGGCGAGCGCTTCGGACTGTAA
- a CDS encoding TrkH family potassium uptake protein: protein MKRFFPVIRVFGVLLTGFSLTLLVPVLFSSLWHDGAESAYDEAFLTTLACGLWLWWLAHRDRNELKVRDGFLLVVMVWTLLPAFACLPFVFHLGISFTDAYFEAVSGLTTTGATVLDHLDTLPPSINLWRGMLVWLGGMGLIVLAVAVLPLLGIGGRQMFKAETPGPMKDAQLTPRMTHTAKGLWAVYAGITLACVLGYRLAGMSWFDAVMHAFTTMGLGGFSSHDASFGYWNSPAVEAVAIVFMLLAGVNFATHFLAVHGRSLRPYLRDPELGWYLVVVLGSVLCIALYLYAHDVYMDFSTALRFAAFNVVSIATTTGYANTDYALWPAFAPLWMLFLCSFATSAGSTGGGIKMMRAIILFKQVYRELMRAMHPKAVWLVRIGGTPVEAKILFAVLAFGFVYMVAVTTLTLVMSFSGLDSITAFSAVVASINNTGPGLGEVGPATTYASLSDFQTWVCTFAMLLGRLEIFTLLVVFTPAFWKK, encoded by the coding sequence ATGAAGCGCTTCTTCCCGGTGATCCGCGTCTTTGGCGTTCTGCTGACGGGCTTTTCGCTGACCTTGCTGGTGCCGGTGTTGTTTTCCTCGCTCTGGCACGATGGTGCTGAATCGGCCTATGACGAGGCTTTTCTGACGACTTTGGCCTGCGGCCTGTGGCTGTGGTGGCTGGCACACCGCGACCGCAACGAGCTCAAGGTGCGCGACGGCTTTTTGCTGGTGGTGATGGTGTGGACGCTGCTGCCGGCCTTCGCCTGTCTGCCGTTCGTGTTCCATCTCGGCATCTCCTTCACCGATGCCTACTTCGAGGCCGTCTCGGGGCTGACGACGACCGGCGCAACCGTGCTCGACCATCTCGATACGCTGCCGCCCTCGATCAACCTCTGGCGCGGCATGCTGGTCTGGCTGGGCGGCATGGGCCTGATCGTTCTGGCGGTCGCGGTGCTGCCGCTCCTTGGCATCGGCGGCCGGCAGATGTTCAAGGCCGAAACACCCGGACCGATGAAGGATGCGCAGCTCACCCCCCGCATGACCCATACCGCGAAGGGCCTCTGGGCGGTCTATGCCGGCATCACGCTCGCCTGCGTGCTCGGCTATCGGCTTGCGGGGATGAGCTGGTTCGATGCCGTGATGCATGCCTTCACGACGATGGGGCTGGGCGGCTTTTCGAGTCACGATGCGAGCTTCGGTTACTGGAATTCGCCAGCCGTCGAAGCGGTGGCGATCGTCTTCATGCTGCTGGCCGGCGTCAACTTCGCGACGCACTTTCTCGCCGTGCATGGTCGCAGCTTGCGCCCTTACCTGCGCGATCCCGAGCTTGGCTGGTATCTCGTCGTCGTCCTCGGCAGCGTCCTTTGCATCGCCCTTTATCTTTACGCACACGACGTTTATATGGATTTTTCGACGGCGTTGCGCTTTGCCGCCTTCAACGTCGTCTCGATCGCGACGACGACCGGCTATGCGAACACCGACTATGCGCTCTGGCCAGCCTTCGCGCCGCTGTGGATGCTGTTTCTGTGCAGCTTTGCCACCAGCGCCGGCTCGACCGGCGGCGGGATCAAGATGATGCGCGCGATCATCCTCTTCAAACAGGTCTATCGCGAGCTGATGCGCGCGATGCACCCGAAGGCGGTGTGGCTGGTGCGCATCGGGGGCACGCCGGTCGAAGCCAAGATCCTGTTCGCGGTGCTGGCCTTCGGTTTCGTCTATATGGTCGCGGTGACGACGCTGACCCTGGTGATGTCCTTTTCGGGCTTGGACAGCATCACGGCGTTTTCTGCCGTCGTCGCCAGCATCAACAACACCGGCCCGGGCTTGGGCGAAGTCGGCCCGGCGACGACCTATGCGTCTCTTTCCGACTTCCAGACCTGGGTGTGCACCTTCGCGATGCTGCTTGGCCGGCTGGAGATTTTCACGCTGCTGGTCGTATTCACACCGGCGTTCTGGAAGAAATAG
- the trkA gene encoding Trk system potassium transporter TrkA has product MKILILGAGQVGASVAEALASEANDITVVDQNHEALAQLADRLDVRTVTGNAAYPSVLREAGIEDTDLLVAVTQSDQTNLVACKIARSLFSVTTRIARLRSPDLLDPVLLANENFAVDYAICPEQDITEYIAKLIEFPGALQVLEFANGKVTLVGVRAKQDGLLVGQPIRAMRAHLPPGVDARIAAIFREHQPVDPDGDTVIEQGDEVFLLADSQYIRLVLTELRRSAEPVKRVMIAGGGNIGLRVARTLEERYEVKLIEVDRRRAETIAGKLSRTLVLHGEATDETLLSQENIDEIDMFLALTNDDEDNIMAASLAKRLGCKRVLALINRRAYADMVQGGPIDIGMSPAQVSIGPLLTHVRRGDVARVHSLRRGAAEALELIAHGDRKTSKVVGRRIDELPKIRGAHIGAIVRQDGTVGGRVIIPHHDTVIAPEDHVIVFCMRKREVAQVEKLFQVGFQFL; this is encoded by the coding sequence ATGAAAATCCTCATCCTCGGCGCCGGTCAGGTCGGCGCCTCCGTCGCCGAGGCGCTCGCCTCGGAGGCCAATGACATCACCGTCGTCGATCAGAATCACGAGGCGCTCGCGCAGCTTGCCGACCGGCTCGATGTGCGCACGGTGACGGGCAACGCCGCCTATCCATCGGTGCTGCGCGAAGCCGGCATCGAGGACACGGACCTGCTCGTCGCAGTCACGCAGTCCGACCAGACCAATCTGGTGGCCTGCAAGATCGCCAGGAGCCTGTTTTCCGTCACCACGCGCATCGCCCGTCTGCGCTCGCCCGATCTGCTCGACCCGGTGCTGCTCGCCAACGAGAACTTCGCGGTCGATTACGCGATCTGCCCGGAACAGGACATCACCGAATACATCGCCAAGCTGATCGAATTTCCCGGCGCGCTGCAAGTGCTCGAATTCGCCAATGGCAAGGTGACCCTGGTCGGCGTACGTGCGAAGCAGGACGGGCTGCTGGTCGGTCAGCCGATCCGCGCGATGCGCGCGCACCTGCCGCCCGGCGTGGATGCGCGCATCGCCGCGATCTTTCGCGAGCATCAGCCGGTCGATCCGGACGGCGACACGGTCATCGAGCAAGGCGATGAAGTCTTCCTGCTCGCCGACAGCCAATACATCCGCCTGGTGCTCACCGAACTACGGCGCAGTGCCGAGCCGGTCAAGCGCGTGATGATCGCCGGCGGCGGCAACATCGGCCTGCGTGTGGCGCGCACGCTCGAAGAACGCTATGAAGTGAAGCTGATCGAGGTCGACCGGCGGCGCGCCGAAACGATCGCCGGCAAGCTTTCCCGCACCCTGGTGTTGCACGGCGAGGCGACCGACGAGACCCTGCTTTCCCAGGAGAACATCGACGAGATCGACATGTTCCTGGCGCTGACCAACGACGACGAGGACAACATCATGGCGGCGTCGCTCGCCAAGCGACTCGGTTGCAAGCGCGTGCTGGCGCTGATCAACCGCCGCGCCTATGCCGACATGGTGCAGGGCGGGCCGATCGACATCGGCATGTCGCCGGCGCAGGTGTCGATCGGCCCGCTGCTCACGCACGTGCGGCGCGGTGACGTCGCGCGCGTGCACAGCCTGCGGCGCGGCGCTGCCGAGGCGCTCGAGCTGATCGCCCACGGCGACCGCAAGACCTCGAAGGTCGTCGGCCGACGCATCGACGAATTGCCGAAGATCCGCGGCGCGCACATCGGTGCCATCGTCCGCCAGGACGGCACCGTGGGCGGGCGCGTGATCATCCCGCATCACGATACGGTGATCGCGCCCGAGGATCACGTGATCGTTTTCTGCATGCGCAAGCGCGAGGTGGCACAGGTCGAGAAGCTGTTCCAGGTGGGCTTCCAGTTCCTCTGA
- a CDS encoding sigma-54-dependent transcriptional regulator yields the protein MSQILVVDDEVGIRELLSEILTDEGHDVVTAENAAAARAIRDSHRPDLVLLDIWMPDTDGVTLLKEWAAAGKLNMPVVMMSGHATIETAVEATKIGAVGFLEKPISLQKLLAAVKQGLEHHPKTGSALTLAAFPRSALLKDLRRRLEQLAAKSRSVLLRAPPASIVELSARTLQIPGKPWVDLGQDSSPISLDMLAQASGGVLYCGELAKLTRLQQKNLAFALERLERHNLRLVAATTHTASALSEHGWDAAVIDRLFEVSIGLPSFAELKDEIPDLATHLLAQLAEAGEAPLRRLSVAAQNALRQYSWPEGYPELRSALKSLALAALDEEIGVEEAEHLLAPGLAVAPEIPPGLLPEMFEMPLKQARELFERLYFEHHLRVDGGSMTRLSEKTGLERTHLYRKLKDLGLRNATKEEE from the coding sequence ATGTCCCAGATTCTGGTCGTCGACGACGAAGTCGGCATCCGCGAGCTGCTCTCCGAGATCCTCACCGACGAGGGGCACGATGTCGTCACTGCAGAAAATGCGGCTGCGGCCCGCGCCATCCGCGATAGTCATCGCCCCGATCTCGTCTTGCTCGACATCTGGATGCCCGATACCGATGGGGTGACGCTGCTCAAGGAATGGGCGGCGGCCGGCAAGCTCAACATGCCGGTGGTGATGATGTCCGGTCATGCGACGATCGAAACCGCGGTCGAGGCGACGAAGATCGGCGCGGTCGGCTTCCTCGAAAAACCGATCAGCCTGCAAAAGCTGCTTGCTGCGGTGAAGCAGGGGCTCGAACATCATCCGAAAACCGGCTCGGCACTCACCCTGGCTGCCTTCCCGCGTTCGGCACTGCTCAAAGACCTGCGCCGGCGCCTCGAGCAGCTGGCGGCCAAGAGCCGCTCGGTGCTGCTGCGCGCGCCGCCAGCCTCGATCGTCGAGCTTTCTGCGCGCACGCTGCAGATTCCGGGCAAACCCTGGGTCGACCTTGGTCAGGATTCCAGCCCGATCTCGCTCGACATGCTTGCCCAGGCCAGCGGCGGGGTGCTCTACTGCGGCGAGCTGGCGAAATTGACGCGCCTGCAGCAGAAGAACCTCGCTTTCGCGCTCGAACGTCTCGAACGCCATAACCTGCGCCTCGTCGCGGCGACGACACACACCGCCAGCGCACTCAGCGAGCATGGCTGGGACGCTGCCGTCATCGACCGTCTGTTCGAGGTCAGCATCGGCTTGCCGTCGTTCGCGGAGCTCAAGGACGAGATTCCCGATCTCGCCACGCATCTACTGGCGCAGCTCGCCGAAGCCGGCGAGGCGCCGCTCAGACGCCTGTCGGTCGCGGCGCAGAATGCGTTGCGCCAGTATTCGTGGCCGGAGGGATATCCTGAGCTGCGCAGCGCCTTGAAGTCGCTGGCGCTGGCTGCGCTCGACGAGGAAATCGGCGTCGAAGAGGCCGAGCATCTGCTCGCGCCTGGACTGGCCGTGGCGCCGGAGATTCCGCCTGGCCTGTTGCCGGAAATGTTCGAAATGCCGCTCAAGCAAGCGCGCGAGCTGTTCGAACGGCTCTACTTCGAGCACCATTTGCGCGTCGATGGCGGCAGCATGACACGACTTTCCGAAAAGACCGGTCTCGAACGCACGCACCTGTATCGCAAGCTGAAAGACCTGGGCTTGCGCAACGCCACCAAAGAAGAAGAATGA
- a CDS encoding EAL domain-containing protein, with amino-acid sequence MSKTILLTARQMHLEVVAEGAETYAQRAWLIHNGCRLFQGYLFGRPQPAAAFFAHAGPPLRV; translated from the coding sequence CTGTCGAAGACCATTCTGCTGACAGCCCGGCAGATGCACCTCGAAGTCGTCGCCGAAGGCGCCGAGACCTACGCGCAGCGCGCTTGGCTGATACACAACGGCTGCCGGCTCTTCCAGGGCTATCTGTTCGGCCGACCGCAACCGGCGGCGGCATTCTTTGCCCACGCCGGCCCGCCGCTGCGGGTCTGA
- a CDS encoding sensor histidine kinase codes for MIIALTLAAALGGMLVILLTSASADTALFARHTPLLIVFNALAALLLLGLVITQLRRLWRDRRQGVFGARLKTRLMMMLAMMAVLPGVLVYAVSMQFAVKSIDSWFDVRIEAALDGGLDLAHSVFETMQAELLVKGRSMAFDLAEVPAPGAVLLNRLREQAGVNAAVLVTASGQLIASSSASEQQDLLPPLPDPAELRQARSGTGSARVEGDAGSGFVVRALVPVRAYHFAAEPLILQLEQPVPAAIAQSAALVEAAQRDYQQLQLGRIGLKRLYTLTLTFALLLALFAAIALAFFLAGRLAKPLLMLAEGTRAVAAGDLTPRAVLETDDELGVLTRSFNEMTQQLAQARIEREAAQRAAVWGEVARRLAHEIKNPLTPIQLSAERLQMKLAGKLAPEDAAILERATKTIVDQVEAMKAMVNDFRDYARLPPPNPQPLDLNRLIAEVLELYASSGFGIETELDPLLPPVLADADQIRQVLHNLIKNASEAGSEKLGAGKTARIIVRTRSQGRNVELTVEDDGPGFPPEILQHAFEPYVTTKPKGTGLGLAIVHKIVVDHGGTVTLANRPLAEGGGASVCVQLPIASVGRNADV; via the coding sequence ATGATCATCGCCTTGACACTCGCCGCGGCGCTCGGCGGCATGCTGGTGATCCTACTCACCTCGGCTTCCGCCGATACCGCCCTGTTCGCCCGCCACACGCCGCTGTTGATCGTCTTCAATGCGCTGGCGGCCCTCCTGCTGCTCGGACTGGTCATCACCCAGTTGCGCCGCCTGTGGCGCGATCGGCGCCAAGGCGTGTTCGGCGCACGCCTCAAGACGCGGCTGATGATGATGCTGGCGATGATGGCGGTGCTGCCCGGCGTGCTGGTGTATGCGGTTTCGATGCAGTTCGCGGTGAAAAGCATCGACTCATGGTTCGACGTGCGCATCGAGGCCGCGCTCGACGGCGGACTGGATCTCGCGCACAGCGTGTTCGAGACGATGCAAGCCGAGCTCCTCGTCAAAGGCCGTTCGATGGCCTTCGATCTGGCCGAAGTGCCTGCGCCGGGGGCGGTGCTCCTCAATCGCCTGCGCGAACAGGCCGGCGTGAATGCCGCCGTGCTGGTGACGGCGAGCGGCCAGCTGATCGCCAGCAGCAGCGCCAGCGAGCAGCAAGATCTCCTGCCGCCGCTGCCCGACCCGGCCGAGCTGCGGCAGGCGCGTAGCGGCACGGGCAGCGCGCGTGTCGAGGGCGATGCGGGAAGCGGCTTCGTGGTGCGCGCCCTCGTTCCGGTGCGCGCCTATCATTTCGCGGCCGAGCCGCTGATCCTGCAGCTCGAGCAGCCAGTGCCGGCCGCGATCGCGCAAAGCGCCGCCCTGGTGGAGGCCGCGCAGCGCGACTACCAGCAATTGCAGCTCGGTCGCATTGGCCTCAAACGCCTCTATACGCTGACCCTGACCTTTGCGTTGCTGCTGGCGCTGTTCGCCGCGATCGCGCTGGCCTTCTTCCTCGCCGGCCGGCTCGCCAAGCCGCTGCTGATGCTCGCCGAAGGCACGCGGGCGGTGGCCGCCGGCGATCTGACACCGCGCGCGGTGCTGGAGACCGACGACGAGCTGGGGGTGCTGACGCGCTCGTTCAACGAGATGACGCAACAGCTCGCCCAGGCGCGCATCGAACGCGAAGCCGCGCAGCGCGCCGCAGTCTGGGGCGAAGTGGCCCGCCGGCTCGCCCACGAGATCAAGAATCCGCTCACGCCGATCCAACTGTCGGCCGAACGGCTGCAGATGAAACTTGCTGGCAAGCTCGCGCCGGAAGATGCCGCGATACTCGAGCGGGCGACGAAGACCATCGTCGATCAGGTCGAGGCGATGAAGGCGATGGTCAACGACTTTCGCGACTATGCGCGCCTGCCGCCGCCGAATCCGCAGCCGCTCGATCTGAACCGGCTGATCGCCGAGGTGCTCGAACTCTATGCCAGCAGCGGCTTCGGCATCGAAACCGAACTCGATCCGCTCCTGCCGCCGGTGTTGGCCGATGCCGACCAGATCCGCCAGGTGCTGCACAATCTGATCAAGAACGCCAGCGAGGCCGGCAGTGAAAAACTCGGCGCTGGCAAGACGGCACGCATCATCGTCAGGACCCGTTCGCAAGGCCGCAACGTCGAGCTGACCGTCGAAGACGACGGCCCGGGCTTCCCGCCCGAGATCCTCCAGCATGCGTTCGAGCCCTATGTGACGACCAAGCCGAAGGGCACGGGCCTTGGGCTGGCGATCGTGCACAAGATCGTCGTCGATCACGGCGGTACCGTGACGCTCGCCAACCGGCCTTTGGCCGAAGGCGGTGGCGCGAGCGTTTGCGTACAATTGCCCATCGCCTCTGTAGGGAGAAACGCCGATGTCTGA
- a CDS encoding DUF4390 domain-containing protein, whose translation MTASITPCWKKCLERLVALGVGLFVAWLAWAGSIQPQSAAVVPDERGWAVNAEFDVEIGARLIDAVGKGVPLHFRFEVQIKRKRWYWIDEHLAGRVVNYRLSYHALTRQYRLAVGSLYQNFATLEAALAALGHIRRLHIADAGALPQGETLIAAVRLSLDQSQLPKPLQIDALANDDWRVDAHTLSWQFVPAAEPQ comes from the coding sequence ATGACGGCTTCTATTACGCCCTGTTGGAAAAAATGCCTTGAACGGCTCGTTGCGCTGGGCGTCGGGCTCTTCGTCGCTTGGCTTGCCTGGGCGGGCAGCATCCAGCCGCAGAGTGCCGCCGTGGTGCCGGACGAGCGCGGCTGGGCGGTGAATGCCGAATTCGACGTCGAGATCGGCGCTCGCCTCATCGATGCCGTCGGCAAGGGCGTGCCGCTTCATTTCCGTTTCGAAGTGCAGATCAAGCGCAAGCGCTGGTACTGGATCGACGAACATCTGGCCGGCCGTGTCGTCAATTACCGGCTGAGCTATCACGCGCTGACGCGCCAGTATCGGCTCGCCGTCGGCAGCCTCTACCAGAACTTCGCTACCCTCGAAGCGGCGCTTGCGGCGCTCGGCCACATCCGGCGCCTGCACATCGCCGACGCAGGCGCCCTGCCGCAAGGCGAGACGCTCATCGCGGCCGTTCGCCTCTCGCTCGATCAAAGCCAGCTGCCGAAGCCCTTGCAGATTGATGCGCTCGCCAACGACGACTGGCGGGTCGATGCCCACACCTTGAGCTGGCAGTTCGTGCCCGCCGCCGAGCCGCAATGA
- the rsmB gene encoding 16S rRNA (cytosine(967)-C(5))-methyltransferase RsmB, giving the protein MNATFPPSFRNPPLSRALAAAVGAVVEVLAGRTPETTLAALPIELRPAARDLAMTALRDYGRGDFFLARLLERPLKDKAARSLLLVALARLERRPEEAHTLVDQAVEAADKPFKKLTNAILRHFQRRRAELIAAADADEVASFRHPRWWLALLAEAYPECWREIAASGNGHPPMTLRLNARCRITSAEFLAQLAKAGGAGQTLDETAILLEAPLPVERLPGFQAGCVSVQDWGAQQAARLLDAQDGMRVLDACAAPGGKSAHLLERHEIELTALEVDAARARRIEENLARLHLAAKVEIGDARKPAGWWDGRLFERILADVPCSASGVVRRHPDIKWLRRPEDVAGFAQTQAAILDALWPLLAPGGKMLYCTCSVFPGENAGQVRAFVARHPDARRLPTGGSEEELQLMPSATHDGFYYALLEKMP; this is encoded by the coding sequence ATGAATGCCACCTTTCCGCCTTCCTTTCGCAACCCGCCGCTTTCCCGGGCGCTCGCCGCTGCGGTGGGCGCGGTTGTGGAAGTGCTCGCCGGCCGCACCCCGGAGACGACGCTTGCCGCGCTGCCCATCGAACTGCGGCCGGCCGCGCGCGATCTGGCGATGACTGCCTTGCGCGATTATGGCCGCGGCGATTTTTTCCTTGCCCGCTTGCTCGAGCGGCCGCTGAAAGACAAGGCGGCGCGATCGCTTCTGCTCGTCGCGCTCGCCCGTCTGGAGCGCCGACCCGAAGAAGCGCACACCCTCGTCGATCAGGCCGTCGAGGCTGCCGACAAGCCATTCAAGAAATTGACCAATGCCATCTTGCGCCATTTCCAGCGCCGCCGCGCAGAGCTCATCGCCGCGGCGGATGCCGACGAAGTGGCTTCTTTCCGCCATCCGCGCTGGTGGCTCGCGCTGCTCGCCGAGGCCTATCCGGAATGCTGGCGGGAGATCGCCGCCAGCGGCAATGGTCATCCGCCAATGACGCTGCGGTTGAACGCGCGGTGCCGCATCACCAGCGCCGAATTTCTCGCGCAGTTGGCCAAAGCCGGCGGTGCGGGGCAGACGCTCGACGAGACGGCGATCCTGCTCGAAGCCCCCTTGCCGGTCGAGCGCCTCCCCGGCTTTCAGGCAGGTTGCGTCTCGGTGCAGGACTGGGGCGCCCAGCAGGCGGCGCGGCTCCTCGATGCCCAGGACGGCATGCGCGTGCTGGATGCCTGCGCGGCGCCCGGCGGCAAGAGCGCGCATCTTTTGGAGCGGCATGAGATCGAGCTGACCGCGCTGGAAGTCGATGCCGCCCGCGCCCGGCGCATCGAGGAAAACCTCGCTCGACTTCATCTTGCCGCGAAGGTAGAAATCGGCGATGCGCGTAAACCGGCGGGCTGGTGGGACGGTCGGCTTTTCGAGCGCATTCTCGCCGATGTGCCCTGCTCCGCTTCCGGGGTGGTGCGCCGCCACCCGGACATCAAGTGGCTGCGGCGCCCCGAGGATGTGGCGGGATTCGCACAGACCCAGGCCGCCATTCTCGATGCCTTGTGGCCGCTCCTGGCCCCCGGTGGCAAAATGCTCTACTGCACCTGTTCGGTGTTTCCCGGCGAAAATGCCGGGCAGGTGCGCGCGTTCGTTGCGCGTCATCCGGATGCGCGCCGCCTGCCGACGGGCGGCAGCGAAGAAGAACTGCAACTGATGCCCTCGGCCACTCATGACGGCTTCTATTACGCCCTGTTGGAAAAAATGCCTTGA